CCGTCCAGAAGATCTCATACCCGGGAACACTTACTATACATATGACCAATCTACAGCTCTGTACATGCCGTTCGTTTGCGACGAGAAGACTTCGGTGTCGAAAGAATTTGTCAAGGCTAAGGTTGTGCGGGCACCGCCACAGTCTGTTCTTGTCGTCGGAGGAGGCCCGGCTGGCCTGATTACCACGATCCATTGTGCGGAAGCATGTTTGGCGACCGGGGGGCTTATGAAGCTCCAGGAGGCTCGCGATGCGTTTGCCAAAGGAGGTTCAACCTTCGAAAGAGCTCAGATCGTTCGACTCGATGCTCGCTGGATATCTATGCTGCGTTACCATCTTGGAACCATTTTTGAGGACGTCTACATTCCTGCTTCCGGGGAAACCGATGCCCAGTTAGGAAATACACTGTAAGTGAGCATTTTGCTGTCTGCGTTGCTCTTCTTTTCTGGCTGCAGCTCTCATCACAATACCGGCCCTCGATACAGTCCGACGCAAGGTTTCGTTGAGATTACGATCAAAGATTTGGAAAGTTCCTTGCACACTGAAGCCTCTCGTCTTTGGTCTCGCGGGATAATTTACGTTCACACTGATTCCAAGGCCCAATACGACTCCATTTCTAACAGTATGATTAAGCAGGGCAAAACCCTCAAGGACGGCGATGTTGTTCTACGTCCCGTAGATCCGGATGGTAGAGACTGTTCCGATCTTTACTCATGGAAAGTTGCAAAACTCCTCTACACACCGCCACTGGGGATCGACGATTTAAAAGTTGGTCAGGAGTACGGGGTCTGGGTACACCAGTATCAGAAAGTGATTCAGTTTAAACTCATAGGAGTTGATCTCGACGCGAAGGTATGCCAAGTAGTAGGGCAACCAACAATGTCTCAAGCTCATATCCGAAATCTAATTTTTTGCGCTCTTCTGTTAGTCTTACAAGTTCCGCCCCCATGCGAAGGGGATCAGTAACCTGAATGTCAACGCGACGAATCTACCATCTCTTTATCCACTTGGAACGGATACGAAAGCTCATGTAGGCGTCCAAGATATTCGGTTTCAGTGCATGGAAAAAAGACGTACAGGagaatttctttttcagacCGTACCCATGGCATCTATTCAAGATGCCAAATTTACTCTTGATCTCGGAAACACGCATGTCGTCGAAGCCATCGGGTAAGCATTGCCTTTACCATTACGCTCTTCCCTCAACGAACATGTCGTCGGGTTGTGCACTCACTTTTCCCATTTCTTCCGGTCTCTTAGAAAGCAATACCCATCACCCACGCACATTGGTGTCACCACAAAAGAGCCTTACGGCGTGTGCTGTATGCAAGGATTGAAAGTGTCCATGGGGATGCACAATTTCGGAGAGAAGCGATGGGGAACCGGTATCTTGGACGACGTACGATCGCAAAATGATCAAAATACGAGAATCGTAGGCGACTTCACAAAGATGGTCCGAGTTGTGCCTATCGTCCAGCGCATGTATGAGACCATATCCAAAGATGACGATTGGCGAATCCATTTCGACATTCTCGTGAAGGAAAGCGGTGTCCCAGAACTGGAAAAGGTTCAGTCTATATTCCCCCAGCTGGTGACGGCCTGCAAATGGCTAAGCCAAATGTCAGGAAGTTTTCGCCGTAAAACTTTGCAAACGCGCTTTTTTGAAACTGGAGACAACTACTACCTCGGGATGGAATTTCCAAGGGAATATGAAAGTTGGAAGAAGGAACTTTCTGATCGCTTGGTAGAGCCTCTGGCGTCAAATCGAGAGTACGTATCCAAATCCAGGGCGATCGGTCGTCTCCGTTCTACTTTTGTGCATCACATTGACCGACTATGGTATGAGGGGTGCCTCGAGACCATTCGAGCTGGCGATGTGTACAATCCAGGAGCACGCAAGCGCGTTCCCCGCCTCTATCTCATCAATTCATACACAGCACGCTCCCTGAGTTCCTTGCCAATCGGAGAGAGCTTCCGTCTGGTGGCGGAGCCACAGGCAAAGTACGAAGTCCTGACGAAATCAGTAACGCAGGTTATTGTGCGGAGTGTGGAAGGGTATATTTCAAAGTTCCAAAACGATACCAAGGTCTTGCGTGAGGGAAACTTGACCCGGGGTCCAGACGGGAACCAAGAGTCGAAAGTGGTAAGTGAAATGCTATCGTCCCTTTCCTGATGGAGAAGGTGTGTCCAGTCTACGAAGATCTCACACAGCCCGCGTCGTAGTCCTTGGCAACCTTCGATGTAGGTCACTACGTCAACCATCGAACCATGCGTATCTTAGACAAGGAGAAGGGCTACATCTTCGCTTTCGTCGGAGACGAGCAAGCCACCCCGCATTTTATGCGGTACAGTGGGCTGACAGGCGCGTGCATCAACGCGATGTCTTTCAGCAATTTCATCGCAGACGCATGCCTCGGGATCTCTTTCGAGGTGAGGGTGCAGCAGTACGCGAAGGAAACGGATTGGTCGAACGGAGAAGTCGTTCAACGAGGAACCGGGGCAAACTACGGGCAGGACGGTTTCTTGCGTCCGGGCTTTTCCTACCGAGACGGAGTGGACTACTTATACTCAAAAACAGTGGAGTTCGAGGAAACCGGACAAGATTTGGACACATTATTGTCTCGCGACTGGATGGTTAAGCTCACGGCTTCCCTTGTACCTCGTGGGCTGGAAAATAATCAGGCCTTTCTCGGAAGCTTGCAGCAGCACTGGAATGCGGCGGTGTTTGACAAGTTGGAGGCTAAAATAGAGTCCGATATCCCAGCCGATGGAAGTGGAGCCAGTATCGTCGATGCCGTTCGGTATAGTCGCAGTATCCTGGCCGAGAAGGATGTCGTGATGACTGAATACTGTGAACTGTTGCTAGGGCATCTGCAAGTCGATGAGGCGACTAAGAAAGTCCTGGCTGCACAGCATTTCCCCCGTGCTCGTCGACTTTGTGCTATTCTCAGTCAGTTAACCGAATTCGCCTCCAACGCCTATTTGCACAACGAGCGGGTGAGCTCTGAGCTCTTCAACCAACCGAAACCGGTCGACTCCCTGATCGACGACTTCTCTGTGGAAGCCCAGAACTTCGCGAACTCCTTGACCCAGTCAGCAGCTCTTGCATCCGGCGTTCTTGCGTTCCGACTCATCGGCAGCAGCCTTGGTAATCTTGTCTCTGCTATATTTGCTGGATTAAACATTGTGATCTCGTTCGGAACCATGGCGAATGTGTCTCGATACAAGATTCGGAATGAGGAATCGCGGGTCTTGTTTGCCGACCAGAAATTTTCCCGGGTGCAGTGCGGTGTTTTCGCCTTGATGAGCCGAGACGAGCAAGATTCGACGCCGTTGGCGAAAaatccctttttgaatcttttGGAGCAACGGGCGAGATCGTTCCGTGACAGCTTGACCTACTACGGGTACAGTAAATCATCTGAATTTGACAATGCATACGAGCAACTCAAGTCACGTGCGAACGACATAAGCGAGATCCAGAAGTTTCAAGATTTGCTGGTCTCCAAGCTGATCGTGGACACGTATCATGTCAATAGCTACGTGCAAGAAAAGCTTGTCGATGTTCTCCGAGTGCTGGACGAAATGAACTTCCTGCTCGAAAGCAGGAGCTCCAAGTCAGGAAACGATGCCAAGCAGCTATTCGACAGGTTGCTTGCGTACGATCACATGATGGAAGACTCGTTGCAGAGAGGCCCAGTGCGCTTTGGTTTTATCAAACAGCGAAAGTTTTGGCATTGGAACATTATCGTAGCTTTCCGGTACTTGTACAGTCTCCTCTGTTGCTCCTCCAGACGCCACTCCATTAAGTTCGCTCCAATTCAAACTGAAACCAGAGGTATCGTGAAAAGTCTTCACTTTCTATCGAAGGAACACGATTCGAAGGTTTTGCGACGTGAGAGTCGAGACTTTGAGACCTTCTTCTGGGCCACTCGTGAAAGTGACGTCGCCTCTCTGATTTTCCTGTCtggtttcttcgtcttcgtcgcctCGGTCCTTTTCAGCGTAGCGCGAATCTTCGACATTGACTCTCTGGAAGATGTCGCTTTCTGGGCCAATGCTGTGTCCACAATTGGTGCTGTTTTGGCGGCTCTACATCTTCTTCGCAAGCTTGTCATCCTAATTGGGCTTTGGACAATCCTGTGTTCGAAGACGAGTCGTACGGATGGAAAGGATCGCGTCAATATTAGCCGGATCCGTAACGTGACGATGACTCAGATTCTTCTGACCTTGACCCGTCTAGTAACTACCCTGGCTGCTTCCGCGGCCTTGCCTTGGTCAGTGATCGAGAACGCCTTCCCTGATGCTAGTTCCTTGAGCTCAGATATTCCCGTTTGGATTGCGTTGGGTGCGGTGTCCATGGCGATTCTGGCAACAGTATTTTTCTTCCTTGTGGAATATGTGGTCCGCTACAATCTCAGCCCGCAGCTTGGACCCTTTGTCAGCGAGCTTTTCcgcgacgaaatcgaaagcATACACCAGGACTTGTCGGTGCGTCAAAATGAGATAGACACGAAGATAGTCCAGGACCGTGAAAACTGGGAGTATGTTGCGAGAGAGTTTCTGCACAAGTACCGCTTCGACACCGTGTTTGCGGCGGATCGGTTCGGTACCATACTCCAGTACATACAATCTGGAATGAAGCAGCCTGCTGACTCCAAGTGAGATATCTTATCCCAAGTCAAATATGAAATGATATTTGTGGTGCTTATTAGAAATTATGGATGTGAGTAACAAGGTTAACTTAGTTTAGTGTGGGATTTTTTCTTCTATATTCAAGCAACGAGGATGTTACTTTTTTGTGCGATCGCATTGTTCATCCGGTTATCACCTTTTATGTTGAAATAAACCGTATTGGTGTGGATCAATTTCCAGGTGTGCGTTACTGTGTCCCATTTCTCTTGCAGAATAGGTTGGTTTTCAACCTCCACTCCAGAATCCAAGGGGATTCTACTTCgggttgacagtgaaaactGCAGTTGAGAAGATTCTTTGTAAAATATTTGtgccttcacagtcagcattGCTTGCACTAGTCAGGAGTGGTATTGCGGTAATCAAAATGAGAACGCCAATTGCAGTAGAATTAGTCAAAGTCATACATATTTCATACCGCAATTCCTTGGGACATGTACTGATATAGGTCATACTGTCGAGTGCCATACGATGTTGTGGCCTGTTTAATCAAATCGAGGGCAAAGGCAATTGTCTCTCCCTTGCTCAGATTGGTACAGAAGCGCTCTTTAAGCTTAGCGACAACCTCTACAGTATCTCTGCCTTCAAAGCATTTGAATGTGCTATCCTTGCTCATGATTTCCACAACTGTAAGGAATGTTTCAGAGTGACACTGCAAAGCCAAAAAACCGCAACAGAACAAAGTGACGAACTCAGAGAAGAGAGGAGACCGTAATCCACCCATCACATCTAGCATTTCTTCAGTCAACTTGAAAGGCGTGGACATTTCGAGACTGAACGAGCCCCCTGGAGCAGCTCCAAACacaaagccaaagtcgatATGAATCACATGGCCCGCAGTATCGAGCAGAATATTACCGTTGTGCCGATCTTTGAACATAAAT
The sequence above is drawn from the Phaeodactylum tricornutum CCAP 1055/1 chromosome 21, whole genome shotgun sequence genome and encodes:
- a CDS encoding predicted protein, whose protein sequence is RNFVRSLAAYSLMSYLFMFKDRHNGNILLDTAGHVIHIDFGFVFGAAPGGSFSLEMSTPFKLTEEMLDVMGGLRSPLFSEFVTLFCCGFLALQCHSETFLTVVEIMSKDSTFKCFEGRDTVEVVAKLKERFCTNLSKGETIAFALDLIKQATTSYGTRQYDLYQYMSQGI